One stretch of Paenibacillus sp. FSL R5-0341 DNA includes these proteins:
- a CDS encoding 4a-hydroxytetrahydrobiopterin dehydratase, giving the protein MVFSQEEVEAHLGRLEGWELEEGRWIVRKFVFSNYMKGIAFVDEVAAISEAFNHHPFITIDYTTVTLRLTSWDAGGITSVDIKEAGQYNEAYDKMRSE; this is encoded by the coding sequence ATGGTTTTTTCGCAAGAGGAAGTCGAAGCTCATCTGGGGAGGCTGGAAGGCTGGGAACTGGAAGAGGGACGGTGGATTGTACGTAAATTCGTGTTTTCCAACTACATGAAAGGGATTGCATTTGTGGATGAGGTCGCTGCGATCTCGGAAGCATTCAATCATCATCCTTTTATTACGATTGATTATACAACGGTTACGCTGCGTCTCACGTCATGGGATGCGGGTGGTATTACATCTGTAGATATCAAGGAAGCAGGACAATATAACGAAGCTTATGACAAAATGAGGTCCGAATAA